In Candidatus Defluviibacterium haderslevense, the following are encoded in one genomic region:
- a CDS encoding energy transducer TonB, translating into MLFLKSDTKLMDDIVFEGRNKSYGAYFLRRRYDKSMINGILLGVIIFVFLIFLPIILDWLKSRSSPVEDPFIMTEVVLPLPSNIQTTIPLSTATAKTQEKQANPVVNKSTIPKVKKDEETIETPIIKTIITPLDTANKNNDNQVAKGPSNENGLEEIVTFIHQMPMFPGCDDESIPYLQRKKCAEFKLHEFLKNNLRYPNLAVQKGTQGTVFAQFVVEKDGTISNIKILQDIGDGCGYEARRVIELMNTMTQRWTPGIQSNHPVRVQYTLPIVFQGRQ; encoded by the coding sequence ATGTTATTCTTAAAAAGTGACACTAAACTAATGGATGATATCGTCTTTGAAGGTCGAAATAAATCCTATGGTGCATATTTTTTAAGACGACGATATGATAAATCGATGATTAATGGCATTTTACTAGGTGTCATCATCTTCGTTTTTTTGATTTTTTTACCCATAATTCTGGATTGGCTAAAATCCAGGTCATCCCCTGTCGAAGACCCCTTCATCATGACCGAAGTTGTCTTACCCTTACCTTCAAATATACAAACAACGATTCCATTATCAACAGCAACTGCAAAAACACAAGAGAAGCAAGCCAATCCTGTGGTTAATAAATCGACCATTCCAAAAGTGAAAAAAGATGAAGAAACTATTGAAACACCTATTATAAAAACCATCATCACTCCTTTAGATACTGCAAATAAAAATAATGATAATCAGGTAGCAAAAGGTCCGTCAAATGAAAATGGACTTGAAGAGATCGTCACATTTATACATCAAATGCCTATGTTTCCTGGTTGTGATGATGAAAGTATACCTTACCTTCAAAGAAAGAAATGTGCTGAATTTAAATTACATGAATTCTTGAAAAACAATTTACGTTATCCAAATCTTGCTGTTCAAAAAGGAACCCAAGGTACTGTATTTGCTCAATTTGTAGTTGAAAAAGACGGCACAATTAGCAATATAAAAATTTTGCAAGACATAGGTGATGGATGTGGATATGAAGCAAGGCGTGTCATTGAACTTATGAATACCATGACCCAAAGATGGACTCCCGGTATCCAAAGCAATCATCCTGTAAGAGTTCAATATACCTTGCCTATTGTTTTTCAGGGTAGGCAATAG
- the vanZ gene encoding VanZ family protein, with translation MIAWSIVFCILILSLLPGNRMPKLNYLDLLSIDKLGHALFYGSACFFFFKGTKSTTKMNTFIIFGGLFMLGFCLEILQAFLASGRTFDYLDQLANTIGITLGLMFFLKFNRPSNTNDSTNIN, from the coding sequence TTGATCGCCTGGTCTATAGTATTTTGTATATTGATATTGTCTTTATTACCTGGAAACAGGATGCCTAAGTTGAATTATTTAGATCTATTATCCATAGACAAACTGGGTCATGCCCTATTTTATGGATCGGCTTGCTTTTTCTTTTTTAAGGGCACAAAAAGTACAACTAAAATGAACACATTTATCATTTTTGGTGGCCTTTTTATGCTAGGCTTTTGCCTTGAAATCCTTCAAGCTTTTTTAGCTTCAGGTAGAACATTTGATTATTTAGACCAACTAGCAAATACCATCGGAATTACTTTGGGTCTCATGTTTTTTTTAAAATTCAATAGGCCCTCAAATACTAATGATTCAACCAACATAAATTAA
- a CDS encoding citrate (Si)-synthase, eukaryotic, translating to MDKLKELFKAKVLSASDEIKGIIKDHGSQIIDHVQIDQIYGGMRGIQSMIWETSSLDAQVGIRFRGLSIPMLREQLPKLDGATEPQPEGLFWLMMTGEVPTDEEVQWLTEEWQRRSVVPDYVIIVINSLTPLTHPMTQLSIAILAMQSESVFAKSYEDGMKKSDYWEAMYEDSMNLIARLPIVAAYIYRKTFHNGNIILPDRTLDWSGNFAHMLGNDSPAFKDLMRLYLTIHADHEGGNASAHTVHLVGSTLSDPYYSLAAGMTALAGPLHGLANQEVMDWIYDMIKELGTNVPSKEQIADYVKKTLAKGIVVPGYGHAVLRAPDPRFIAQKEFATKHCPNDPMVNIVWNVFEVVPPILGTIGKIKNPWPNVDAHSGALLEHFGIKEHNFYTVLFGISRTLGVLAQLCWDRALNLPLERPKSLTTEEIKLFIKNSTN from the coding sequence ATGGACAAGCTAAAAGAGTTATTCAAAGCAAAAGTTTTATCAGCTTCTGATGAAATTAAGGGCATTATCAAGGATCATGGTTCTCAAATTATTGATCATGTCCAAATCGACCAAATTTATGGTGGAATGAGAGGCATTCAAAGCATGATTTGGGAAACTTCCTCACTTGATGCCCAGGTTGGAATTCGCTTTAGGGGTTTATCTATCCCTATGCTAAGAGAGCAATTACCTAAACTTGATGGAGCAACCGAACCACAACCTGAAGGTTTATTCTGGCTCATGATGACCGGAGAAGTGCCAACAGATGAAGAAGTTCAGTGGTTAACAGAGGAGTGGCAGCGACGAAGTGTTGTTCCGGATTATGTGATTATTGTCATCAATAGCCTGACTCCGCTAACCCATCCAATGACCCAATTAAGTATTGCAATCCTTGCTATGCAATCTGAAAGTGTTTTTGCCAAAAGTTACGAAGATGGCATGAAAAAATCAGATTATTGGGAGGCGATGTATGAGGATAGTATGAACTTAATTGCGCGACTCCCAATTGTGGCAGCCTACATTTATAGGAAAACATTCCATAATGGGAATATCATATTACCAGATAGAACTTTAGACTGGAGTGGAAATTTTGCTCATATGTTGGGTAATGATTCACCAGCATTTAAAGACCTCATGAGATTGTATTTGACCATTCATGCTGATCATGAAGGAGGCAATGCTTCAGCGCATACGGTGCATTTAGTAGGCTCTACTTTGAGCGATCCATATTATTCGCTTGCTGCAGGTATGACTGCTTTAGCCGGACCATTACATGGACTCGCCAATCAAGAAGTCATGGATTGGATTTATGACATGATCAAGGAATTAGGTACCAATGTTCCTTCCAAAGAACAAATCGCAGATTATGTTAAAAAAACATTAGCCAAAGGAATTGTAGTACCTGGTTATGGTCATGCTGTGCTTAGAGCTCCAGATCCTAGATTTATTGCTCAGAAAGAATTTGCAACCAAACATTGTCCTAATGATCCTATGGTGAATATTGTGTGGAATGTTTTTGAAGTAGTACCTCCAATTCTTGGAACCATCGGTAAAATTAAAAACCCTTGGCCCAATGTAGATGCTCATTCTGGAGCATTGTTGGAACATTTTGGGATAAAAGAACATAATTTTTATACTGTTTTATTCGGAATTTCACGAACTTTGGGTGTTCTTGCACAACTTTGTTGGGATAGGGCATTAAATTTACCTCTTGAACGACCCAAATCATTAACTACAGAAGAAATTAAGCTTTTTATAAAAAATTCAACAAACTAA
- the gcvH gene encoding glycine cleavage system protein GcvH, which produces MEFPTNLRYTSEHEWLLIEGDTATIGITDFAQSELGDIVYVEVDTVGLDLNKEDVFGTVEAVKTTSDLFMPVAGTIIEFNPALDEKGTNDPTLINTDPFGKGWIVKIKISDPSQVDSLMNADEYKNLIGK; this is translated from the coding sequence ATGGAATTTCCAACTAACCTTCGTTATACAAGTGAACATGAATGGCTACTCATTGAAGGAGATACTGCCACTATAGGAATTACTGATTTTGCCCAATCCGAATTGGGTGATATTGTATATGTCGAAGTAGACACTGTAGGTCTAGACTTAAATAAAGAAGATGTATTTGGAACCGTAGAAGCGGTTAAAACCACTTCAGATTTATTTATGCCAGTTGCCGGAACTATCATCGAGTTCAATCCGGCATTAGATGAAAAAGGTACCAACGATCCAACTTTAATTAATACAGACCCTTTTGGAAAAGGCTGGATTGTAAAAATAAAAATATCGGATCCGTCCCAAGTTGACAGCTTGATGAATGCTGATGAATATAAAAACCTAATCGGCAAATAA
- a CDS encoding tetratricopeptide repeat protein produces MRSFLLFYIFCWSFNLVAQDPRLAQQYFVDGEYEKAAVLFQSLYQKNPSQESFFTYYLNCLTALGRQEESESLIKKEIANRPKEASLYILYGNQFIKKNELDKAEKQFKLAIDKLQPDVIMIHKVANAFIDLSKFDLAIDTYEKGEKIMKGQTHFTYNLADLYRRKGELDKMLNYYLAGLDDGSVNLLSLQNILNAYLPKDKHKDFQSLLYEKLSSNPDQVAYIELLLWTFIQSKDYLNALRQAKALDKRLNENGNRVFNIGSIAANDTDYKTAIDAFTYVRDKGPIGSSYLEAYRQVLICRRKQIVEKNNYNQQDLIALETDYENFKKEYSGSRLSAPIIIEYAELESRYLNQLNKGIALLEELIKNPALEPHIKAQAKLDLADYYLIQGERWEATLLYSQVDKDFQEDQLGELARFKNARLSYFAGDFQWAQEQFDILKQATSKLISNDAIDMSVFILDNINQDTLGEALTVYSQAELNVLQNKYTEALILLDTILSQFPKNSLLDDVLFLQAKIFDRQKRTEDAIKKYELILQNHKEEIRADNALFEMARIYEYQLDQKEKAKELYEKLFIDFSGSTLAVEARKRYRILRGDQIQ; encoded by the coding sequence ATGAGAAGTTTCCTATTGTTTTATATATTTTGTTGGTCGTTCAACTTAGTTGCTCAAGATCCTCGATTGGCTCAACAATATTTTGTTGATGGTGAATATGAAAAAGCTGCCGTATTATTTCAAAGTTTATATCAAAAAAATCCATCGCAGGAATCTTTCTTTACTTATTATTTGAATTGTTTAACAGCCTTAGGAAGACAAGAAGAAAGTGAAAGTCTAATTAAAAAAGAAATTGCAAATCGACCTAAAGAAGCCAGTTTATATATTTTATACGGAAATCAATTCATTAAAAAAAATGAACTTGACAAAGCAGAAAAACAATTCAAACTTGCCATTGACAAATTGCAACCCGATGTAATCATGATTCACAAAGTTGCCAATGCATTTATTGATTTATCAAAATTTGATTTAGCCATAGACACCTATGAGAAAGGTGAAAAAATAATGAAGGGCCAAACCCATTTTACTTATAATTTGGCCGATCTCTATAGACGTAAAGGTGAATTAGATAAAATGCTCAACTATTATTTGGCCGGACTGGATGATGGAAGTGTAAATCTTTTGAGCCTACAAAATATACTTAATGCCTATTTACCTAAAGACAAACATAAAGATTTTCAGAGTCTGCTTTACGAAAAATTGAGTTCTAACCCAGACCAAGTTGCATATATTGAATTACTACTTTGGACTTTTATCCAATCTAAAGATTATTTAAATGCATTAAGACAAGCTAAAGCTTTAGATAAAAGACTCAATGAAAATGGAAATCGCGTATTCAATATTGGAAGCATTGCTGCCAATGATACGGATTATAAAACAGCCATTGATGCATTCACGTATGTGAGAGATAAAGGACCAATAGGTTCTTCCTATCTTGAAGCTTATCGACAGGTATTAATTTGTCGAAGAAAACAAATTGTCGAAAAAAATAATTACAATCAACAAGACCTCATTGCCCTCGAAACAGATTATGAAAATTTCAAAAAAGAATATTCTGGTAGTCGATTATCTGCACCTATCATAATCGAATATGCAGAATTGGAGAGTAGATATTTGAATCAATTAAATAAAGGAATTGCATTACTAGAAGAACTGATAAAAAACCCTGCCTTAGAGCCACATATTAAAGCTCAGGCAAAATTAGATTTAGCAGATTATTATTTAATACAAGGAGAACGCTGGGAAGCTACTTTGCTGTATTCACAAGTAGATAAAGATTTTCAAGAAGATCAATTGGGTGAATTAGCGCGATTTAAAAATGCACGCCTTTCCTATTTCGCTGGAGATTTTCAATGGGCTCAGGAGCAGTTTGATATACTTAAGCAAGCAACTTCTAAACTGATTAGCAATGATGCTATTGATATGTCCGTATTTATTTTGGATAATATCAATCAAGATACACTTGGAGAAGCTTTAACAGTCTATTCCCAAGCTGAATTAAATGTCTTACAAAATAAATACACAGAAGCACTCATACTATTAGATACTATTTTGTCCCAATTTCCAAAAAATAGTTTGTTAGATGACGTTCTGTTTCTACAAGCAAAAATTTTTGACCGCCAGAAAAGAACAGAGGACGCCATCAAAAAATATGAATTAATACTTCAAAATCATAAAGAAGAAATTCGAGCTGATAATGCTTTATTTGAAATGGCCAGAATTTATGAATATCAATTGGACCAAAAAGAAAAAGCGAAGGAACTTTATGAAAAACTATTTATAGATTTTAGCGGAAGCACTTTAGCTGTTGAGGCAAGAAAAAGATATCGCATATTACGCGGTGACCAAATCCAATAG